In a single window of the Flavobacterium ammoniigenes genome:
- a CDS encoding BamA/OMP85 family outer membrane protein, whose amino-acid sequence MRLSLVIKKENVDLEKQANKLNNLLVLQKSIRLAICLLIFGSIFQAKAQDRVPFDQGKKYFLADVNVVGKITFNTQTVVTFTGLQKGNEITIPGEEISSAIKKLGKLGLFNEISFYVNKVENDSIYLDLHLEELPKLNKVRFVGIKKNKTEALIKDNGLTENKVVNENLITTTKNYIENKYKKDGYFNTKVNINTVVDTTTINQVNMLVSIDKGTKVKIDKIDFVGNVKLSDKSLRKAMKDTKQKKITRLFKASKFIKDKYKSDLDKVIDAYKEKGFRDARIVSDTVSYDKSKNALAVSIKVEEGNKYYFGNIKFLGNTVYPDQGLSRVLGLKKGDVYNGVLLEKRIADKSKPDGEDITNLYQNNGYLFSSINAVEVKTANDTIDFEIRVTEGPIAYFNKITVVGNDKTNDQVIYRELRTKPGEKYSKEELVRTIREIGQLGFFDPETIDPKFKNVDSSAGTVDIEYNLAEKGASQIELQGGYGGGGFIGTLGLSFNNFSARNIFNKEAYKPLPMGDGQKVSLRLQASTYFKTYSASFSEPWFGGKKPVQFSTSVSFSEQYLNNFVTYKVDKSKSFSILTLSVGIAKRLTVPDDYFVLSQSLSYQHYALNNYNTGLFTFGNGTSRNLSYTVGLTRSNKGVNPIFPTYGSEFSVSAKLTPPYSLFSKTNYATLGDLEAFKYRHVGTTYAGTDGILVNEGDLVEAIPSAANPTPNRVTNIQEAAADPSKVDQEKFKWLEYYKIKFKADWYTKIYGKLVLRSLSEFGFMGAYNQNRGSVPFERFYLGGDGMANFAMDGRETIQLRGYPNNSLTPINNAGEQLGATIYNKFSLEMRYPITLKASASIYALAFLEAGSSYESFKSYNPFALNRSAGVGLRVFMPAFGLLGIDFAKGFDALPGQTAPNGWETHFIIGQQF is encoded by the coding sequence ATGAGGCTATCCTTAGTTATCAAAAAAGAGAACGTAGATTTGGAAAAACAAGCGAACAAATTAAATAATTTATTAGTGTTACAAAAAAGCATACGATTAGCAATTTGCTTACTAATATTCGGAAGTATTTTCCAGGCAAAAGCACAAGATAGAGTACCATTTGATCAAGGAAAAAAATATTTCCTAGCAGATGTTAATGTAGTTGGTAAAATCACTTTCAACACACAAACGGTAGTGACGTTTACAGGACTTCAAAAGGGAAATGAAATTACTATCCCTGGAGAAGAGATTAGTAGCGCAATTAAAAAATTAGGCAAATTAGGCTTATTCAATGAAATTTCGTTCTACGTTAATAAAGTAGAAAATGACAGTATTTACCTTGATTTGCATTTAGAAGAATTACCTAAACTAAACAAGGTTAGATTTGTAGGGATAAAGAAAAATAAAACGGAAGCTTTGATCAAAGACAATGGCCTAACCGAAAATAAAGTAGTGAACGAAAACTTAATTACTACCACTAAAAACTATATCGAAAACAAATACAAAAAAGACGGTTATTTTAACACTAAAGTAAATATTAATACCGTAGTTGATACCACAACAATTAACCAAGTTAATATGTTGGTTTCAATCGACAAAGGCACCAAAGTGAAAATTGATAAAATTGACTTTGTTGGTAATGTTAAACTATCTGACAAATCGTTGCGAAAAGCAATGAAAGATACCAAACAGAAAAAAATTACTCGTTTATTTAAGGCGTCCAAATTTATCAAAGACAAATACAAATCTGATTTAGATAAAGTAATTGATGCGTATAAAGAAAAAGGGTTTAGAGATGCTAGAATCGTATCGGATACTGTAAGTTATGATAAATCAAAGAATGCTTTAGCGGTATCCATTAAAGTTGAAGAAGGTAATAAATACTATTTCGGAAACATTAAATTCTTAGGTAATACGGTTTATCCAGACCAAGGATTAAGCAGAGTTTTAGGGCTAAAAAAAGGGGATGTATATAACGGTGTTTTATTAGAAAAACGAATTGCTGATAAATCTAAACCAGACGGTGAAGACATCACAAACTTATATCAGAACAATGGATATTTATTTTCAAGCATCAATGCTGTTGAAGTAAAAACGGCTAATGATACAATTGATTTTGAAATTCGCGTTACCGAAGGACCTATAGCTTACTTTAACAAAATTACTGTCGTTGGAAATGACAAAACCAATGACCAAGTAATTTACCGTGAGTTGAGAACCAAACCAGGTGAAAAATACAGTAAAGAAGAATTGGTAAGAACTATAAGAGAAATTGGACAACTTGGTTTCTTTGATCCAGAAACTATTGATCCTAAATTTAAAAATGTGGATTCCAGTGCAGGAACTGTGGACATTGAATATAATCTTGCCGAAAAGGGAGCTAGTCAAATAGAACTTCAAGGTGGTTATGGCGGAGGTGGTTTCATTGGAACACTTGGTCTGTCATTTAATAACTTTTCTGCTCGAAATATATTTAATAAAGAGGCTTACAAACCGTTGCCAATGGGAGATGGACAAAAAGTATCTTTACGATTACAAGCAAGTACCTATTTTAAAACCTACAGTGCATCGTTTTCAGAACCTTGGTTTGGCGGAAAAAAACCGGTTCAATTCAGTACTTCTGTTTCATTTAGCGAACAATATTTAAACAATTTTGTGACTTATAAGGTAGATAAATCAAAAAGTTTCAGCATCCTAACCCTTTCTGTTGGTATAGCAAAAAGATTAACGGTACCAGATGATTATTTTGTTTTATCCCAATCATTAAGTTACCAACATTATGCATTAAACAACTACAATACTGGCTTGTTTACTTTTGGAAATGGAACATCAAGAAACTTATCTTATACAGTTGGTTTAACAAGAAGCAATAAAGGGGTTAACCCAATATTCCCAACCTATGGTTCTGAATTTAGTGTATCGGCAAAATTAACCCCACCCTATTCTTTGTTTAGCAAAACAAATTATGCAACCCTTGGCGACCTAGAAGCATTCAAATACCGACATGTAGGCACCACTTATGCTGGAACAGACGGAATATTGGTGAATGAAGGAGATCTAGTTGAAGCAATCCCAAGTGCAGCAAATCCAACTCCTAACCGAGTTACAAATATCCAAGAAGCAGCCGCAGATCCATCTAAAGTAGATCAGGAAAAATTCAAATGGTTAGAATATTACAAAATCAAATTCAAAGCCGATTGGTACACCAAAATATACGGAAAATTAGTATTGCGTAGTTTGTCTGAATTTGGATTTATGGGAGCTTACAATCAAAACCGCGGATCTGTTCCTTTCGAAAGATTCTATTTAGGTGGAGATGGAATGGCTAATTTTGCAATGGATGGTAGAGAAACAATTCAATTAAGAGGTTATCCAAACAACTCTCTTACACCAATTAATAATGCAGGAGAACAATTGGGAGCAACTATCTATAATAAATTTTCATTAGAAATGAGATATCCAATTACATTGAAAGCATCAGCATCTATTTACGCATTAGCATTTTTAGAGGCTGGTTCATCCTATGAATCTTTCAAAAGCTATAATCCATTTGCATTAAATCGTTCTGCCGGTGTTGGATTAAGAGTTTTCATGCCTGCTTTCGGATTATTAGGAATTGATTTTGCTAAAGGTTTTGATGCATTACCTGGACAAACAGCTCCTAATGGATGGGAAACCCATTTTATCATTGGACAGCAGTTCTAG
- a CDS encoding OmpH family outer membrane protein: MRKQLLFLFLTIIGTGTIQGQIKSTKIGYIDMEYILQNVSNYKEAQNQLEQKAQKWQQEIEEKKKEINKLSESLKTEKPLLTKELIEERETEIKFLEKELIEFQQNRFGANGALIQQKLVLTKPIQDQVFTTVQDIAEAKQFDFIFDKSSDLTMLFAAKRFDISDQVLRVLNRAEKREQLTKKQQKELEEKEKKEDALNENPGVLEREKALEEKKAAREKIIAERKLQQEVKKKEFEEQRKKVAEEKAAKKSTPPTTNNKSEEKVSITNKAQEKLEAAELVRKKQAEDKAKILEERKKIIEEKRKAAEDKRNKIIEERAAAKKAAEEKLKTNTNNN; encoded by the coding sequence ATGAGAAAACAATTATTATTTCTATTTTTAACGATTATTGGAACAGGAACAATTCAAGGGCAAATTAAAAGCACTAAGATTGGTTATATTGATATGGAATACATTTTACAAAATGTTTCCAATTATAAAGAAGCTCAAAACCAATTAGAACAAAAAGCACAAAAGTGGCAACAAGAAATTGAAGAAAAAAAGAAGGAAATTAACAAACTTTCTGAATCGTTAAAGACAGAAAAACCTTTGTTAACCAAAGAACTAATAGAAGAAAGAGAAACTGAAATCAAGTTTTTAGAGAAAGAGTTAATTGAGTTTCAACAAAATAGATTTGGTGCCAATGGAGCATTGATTCAACAAAAATTAGTATTAACCAAACCCATCCAGGATCAGGTTTTTACAACGGTTCAAGATATTGCTGAGGCCAAACAATTTGATTTTATATTTGATAAATCATCAGACTTGACAATGTTATTTGCCGCCAAACGATTTGATATTAGTGACCAAGTATTGCGTGTATTAAATAGAGCGGAAAAGAGAGAACAACTCACTAAAAAACAACAAAAAGAATTAGAAGAGAAAGAAAAAAAAGAAGATGCTCTTAATGAAAATCCAGGTGTTTTAGAACGAGAAAAAGCATTGGAAGAGAAAAAAGCAGCTCGGGAAAAAATAATTGCAGAAAGAAAGTTGCAACAGGAAGTAAAGAAAAAAGAATTTGAAGAGCAAAGAAAAAAGGTAGCCGAAGAAAAAGCAGCTAAAAAAAGTACTCCCCCTACAACAAATAACAAGAGTGAAGAAAAAGTTAGTATCACTAATAAGGCGCAAGAAAAACTGGAAGCTGCGGAATTAGTGAGAAAAAAACAAGCGGAAGATAAAGCCAAAATTCTTGAAGAACGTAAAAAAATAATCGAGGAAAAAAGAAAGGCTGCCGAAGACAAAAGAAACAAAATAATAGAAGAAAGAGCTGCGGCTAAAAAAGCTGCCGAAGAAAAATTAAAAACAAATACAAACAATAATTAA
- a CDS encoding OmpH family outer membrane protein, with translation MKQIKTLVIAAIVFLGANQISAQTKTAHVDVNEIMAKMPAMLDAQKQLEKLSTTYDADYKKMVEEYQAKLKKYEAEAATVTEAVNGERSKEVQDMQKRIVDFRDNAQKELQQKESDIVKPLMEKVRASIQKVGKAKGFQYVLDGSSLLLADGTNLTVDVKKDLGF, from the coding sequence ATGAAACAAATCAAGACTTTAGTTATCGCTGCAATAGTATTCTTAGGAGCAAACCAAATTTCAGCACAAACAAAAACGGCTCACGTAGATGTAAATGAAATCATGGCTAAAATGCCTGCTATGTTAGATGCTCAAAAACAATTAGAAAAATTAAGCACTACCTACGATGCCGATTACAAAAAAATGGTAGAAGAGTACCAAGCAAAACTAAAAAAATATGAAGCTGAAGCAGCTACTGTAACTGAAGCAGTAAACGGAGAACGTTCTAAAGAAGTACAAGACATGCAAAAAAGAATTGTAGACTTTAGAGATAACGCTCAAAAAGAGTTACAACAAAAAGAATCAGATATTGTAAAACCATTAATGGAAAAAGTAAGAGCTTCAATCCAAAAAGTTGGAAAAGCTAAAGGTTTCCAATATGTTTTGGATGGATCTTCTCTTTTATTAGCCGATGGTACTAACCTAACAGTTGATGTGAAAAAAGATTTAGGATTTTAA
- the murI gene encoding glutamate racemase, with protein sequence MENNQPIGIFDSGIGGTSIWQEIHQLLPNEKTIYLADSKNAPYGQKSKQEIVDLSMKNTDFLLQMNCKLIVVACNTATTNAIQELRAKYTVPFIGIEPAIKPAATNSKTQTIGILATKGTLNSELFHKATEMYQDTRIIEQVGHGLVQLIEGGQINSIEMEQLLHSYLQPMIEANIDYLVLGCSHYPYLIPQIKKMLPDHIQIIDSGQAVARQTQKILQEKVGVSYIKNPKPVFYSNTDTSVLNAILENKYTSEQINF encoded by the coding sequence ATGGAGAATAACCAACCTATAGGAATTTTCGACTCTGGCATTGGAGGTACTTCCATTTGGCAAGAAATACATCAATTACTTCCCAATGAGAAAACCATCTACCTTGCCGATAGTAAAAATGCTCCCTACGGACAAAAATCAAAACAAGAAATAGTTGATTTGAGTATGAAAAATACCGATTTTCTACTCCAAATGAATTGTAAGTTAATTGTAGTAGCATGTAATACAGCTACTACAAATGCTATACAGGAATTAAGAGCTAAATACACTGTCCCTTTTATTGGTATTGAACCTGCAATTAAACCTGCGGCTACGAATTCAAAGACACAAACTATTGGCATTCTAGCTACCAAAGGAACCCTCAATAGCGAATTGTTCCATAAAGCTACAGAAATGTATCAAGATACCAGAATTATTGAACAGGTGGGACATGGTTTGGTGCAACTTATCGAAGGAGGACAAATCAATTCTATAGAAATGGAACAATTGCTTCACTCCTATTTGCAACCCATGATTGAGGCAAATATTGATTATTTAGTATTAGGTTGTAGCCATTATCCTTATTTGATCCCACAAATAAAAAAAATGCTGCCTGATCACATTCAAATTATCGATTCTGGACAAGCTGTTGCAAGACAAACCCAAAAAATACTGCAAGAAAAGGTAGGCGTTTCATACATAAAAAACCCAAAACCTGTTTTTTATTCAAATACAGATACGTCAGTATTAAATGCTATTTTAGAAAATAAATATACCTCAGAACAAATCAATTTTTAA
- a CDS encoding gamma carbonic anhydrase family protein gives MLIKSVNGRSPVIPEDCYVAENATIVGDVTFGHSCSVWFNAVIRGDVHFIAIGNKVNIQDGAIIHCTYQKHPTIIGNNVSIGHNAIVHGCTIKDNVLIGMGAIVMDNCVIESNSIVAAGSVITQNTVVESGTIWAGVPAKKVKDINQSDFAGEIERISNNYVMYSNWFKEE, from the coding sequence ATGCTAATCAAATCAGTTAACGGGAGGTCTCCTGTAATTCCAGAAGATTGTTATGTTGCTGAAAATGCTACCATTGTTGGGGATGTTACTTTTGGTCATTCTTGTAGCGTTTGGTTCAATGCAGTTATTCGGGGAGATGTGCATTTTATTGCAATTGGAAATAAAGTAAATATCCAAGATGGAGCGATTATTCATTGTACCTATCAAAAACACCCTACTATTATTGGAAATAATGTTTCCATTGGACATAATGCTATCGTTCATGGTTGTACTATTAAAGATAATGTCTTAATTGGAATGGGAGCGATCGTAATGGATAATTGTGTTATCGAAAGTAATTCAATAGTTGCAGCCGGTTCTGTAATTACTCAAAACACTGTAGTGGAGTCTGGGACCATTTGGGCAGGTGTACCTGCTAAAAAAGTAAAAGACATTAATCAATCTGATTTTGCTGGGGAAATTGAGCGTATATCCAATAACTATGTAATGTATTCTAATTGGTTCAAAGAAGAATAG
- a CDS encoding type IX secretion system membrane protein PorP/SprF, whose product MHNKLRLLLFVLLIQFTSIAQEGIPVYSDYLTDNYYLLHPSMAGASNCDKLRITGRKQWFGQEDAPELQTASYNMRLDEKSGAGIILFNDKNGYHSQKGVKLTYAHHLMFSRDDIDLNQLSFGMSAGYIQSQLDETTFIDFDPLNSGLVQKSSYYNVDFGASYNFLNFYVHATVLGALEVNRSLYSDFESANLRRYIFSTGHAFGDKQTILWEPSILFQMIDATKEKLVDLNIKAQKQFALGEGTIWGGLSYRRSFEGAQYLNGAGISSQKLQYLTPFFGVTYKQFMVAYTYSKVSGPVLFDQGAYHQITLGFNFNCKQEYYIGTTL is encoded by the coding sequence GTGCACAATAAATTAAGATTATTACTTTTTGTTTTATTGATTCAATTTACTTCTATTGCACAAGAAGGGATTCCTGTATATTCTGATTATTTAACGGATAATTATTATTTATTACATCCTTCTATGGCCGGCGCTTCTAATTGTGACAAATTAAGAATAACGGGTCGCAAGCAATGGTTTGGTCAAGAGGATGCGCCAGAATTGCAAACCGCTAGTTATAATATGCGCCTTGATGAAAAATCGGGAGCAGGAATTATTTTGTTTAATGATAAAAATGGATATCATTCTCAAAAGGGAGTTAAATTAACCTATGCCCATCATCTTATGTTTTCTAGGGACGATATCGATTTGAATCAATTGTCTTTTGGGATGAGTGCTGGATATATTCAAAGTCAATTAGACGAGACTACATTTATTGATTTTGACCCTTTGAATAGTGGACTGGTTCAAAAAAGTTCGTATTACAATGTTGATTTTGGAGCATCTTATAATTTTTTGAATTTTTATGTTCATGCAACTGTTTTAGGTGCATTAGAAGTAAACAGATCATTATATAGTGATTTTGAGAGTGCTAATTTGCGTCGTTATATTTTCAGTACAGGTCATGCTTTTGGTGACAAACAAACGATCCTTTGGGAGCCTTCGATTTTGTTTCAAATGATTGATGCTACTAAAGAAAAATTAGTTGATTTAAATATTAAAGCCCAAAAACAATTCGCCTTAGGAGAAGGAACGATTTGGGGTGGACTTTCCTATCGACGTAGTTTTGAAGGTGCGCAATATTTAAATGGGGCCGGTATTTCGAGTCAGAAATTGCAATATTTAACTCCTTTTTTTGGAGTAACATACAAACAATTTATGGTTGCATATACCTATTCCAAAGTTTCAGGACCGGTATTATTTGATCAAGGGGCCTATCATCAAATTACTTTAGGTTTCAATTTTAATTGTAAACAAGAATACTATATTGGAACCACACTATAA
- a CDS encoding NifU family protein, whose product MTKVTIKETQNPSILKFEFPDFITQNENFEFKNIDEAGASPLAQQLFYLPFVKTVYISGNFIAIERFSIVEWDDVKEAVAEQIEKFVNDGGIIIKQDENKAKKQPITVYGETTPNPSALKFVVSKMLTRSAVEFKNIDQTASAPLAKELFKFPFVKEIFIDENYISVTKYDINNWDEITLELRSFIKQFIENGGTVLEENFVQETLVEETKKTEEFDNLDSTSQKIINILEEYVKPAVAADGGNIAFESFDEENKVVKVILQGACSGCPSSTFTLKSGIEGLLKSMLNDDTIVVEAANA is encoded by the coding sequence ATGACAAAAGTGACCATAAAAGAAACACAAAACCCAAGTATATTAAAATTTGAATTCCCTGATTTTATTACTCAAAATGAAAATTTCGAATTTAAAAATATCGACGAAGCTGGAGCATCTCCATTGGCACAACAACTTTTTTATCTGCCGTTTGTAAAAACAGTATATATATCAGGTAATTTTATTGCTATTGAACGTTTCAGTATTGTTGAATGGGATGATGTAAAAGAAGCCGTTGCAGAGCAAATAGAAAAATTTGTGAACGATGGTGGGATTATCATTAAACAAGATGAAAACAAAGCTAAAAAACAACCCATAACCGTTTACGGAGAAACCACACCCAATCCTTCAGCTTTAAAATTTGTAGTAAGCAAGATGCTAACTCGTTCAGCTGTCGAATTTAAAAATATTGACCAAACGGCTTCTGCTCCTTTGGCAAAAGAGTTATTCAAATTTCCATTTGTGAAGGAAATTTTTATTGACGAAAACTATATTTCGGTTACCAAATATGACATTAATAACTGGGATGAAATCACATTGGAACTCAGAAGTTTTATAAAACAGTTTATTGAAAATGGCGGAACGGTTTTAGAAGAAAATTTTGTGCAAGAAACATTGGTTGAGGAAACTAAAAAAACAGAAGAATTTGATAATTTAGATAGTACATCTCAAAAAATAATCAACATATTAGAAGAGTATGTAAAACCAGCCGTAGCTGCCGATGGTGGAAATATTGCTTTTGAATCGTTTGACGAAGAAAATAAAGTGGTAAAAGTAATTCTTCAAGGGGCCTGTAGCGGATGCCCTTCGTCTACATTTACATTAAAAAGCGGCATTGAAGGCTTACTTAAATCAATGCTAAATGATGATACAATAGTTGTCGAAGCGGCCAACGCCTAA
- a CDS encoding thioredoxin domain-containing protein yields MNELHLETSPYLLQHANNPVHWKAWNSTSLAAAKEKNQLIIISIGYSACHWCHVMEHESFENEAVAAVMNAHFVNIKVDREERPDIDAVYMKAVQIMTGHGGWPLNVVALPDGRPVWGGTYFRKEEWTDTLEQLQKMYQLAPEKMVEYAEKLHQGIEAISIIQKEGQENSNQQLLVENLVAKWKKSFDWEFGGMARAPKFMMPNNYHFLLRYAHQNQDNELLEFVNLTLTKMAYGGVFDTVDGGFSRYSVDIKWHVPHFEKMLYDNGQLISLYSDAYKLTKNPLYKKIIEKSLNFVNKEWKTAEGSFYSALDADSLNEKGHLEEGAFYVWKINQLKELIKEDFELFAQVFNINSFGLWEEENYVLIQNQSLEMIAELNHLSLTELATKKKNWEQLLYTEREKRTKPRLDDKCLTSWNAIMLKGFVDAYKALGDQEYINSAIANANFIIKKLWSQEGNLFHSYKNDTSSINGYLEDYCFVIAAFIALYEVTLEEKWLHDAKQLTDYTLEHFYDVKQAFFRFTSDKDDALISVHYETEDNVIPASNSVMAKNLNQLGIYFNNSYYEKISQQMLAILLPNIDYPSAYSNWLDLSLTLSEQNRELAICGPDATEMNTVITGLYLPNVIVAGTKKSSQLPFLKDRFTSEKNLFYVCQNKTCQLPVEDFQEMITQLSWKS; encoded by the coding sequence ATGAACGAGCTCCATTTAGAAACCAGTCCTTACTTATTACAACATGCCAATAATCCAGTTCATTGGAAAGCTTGGAATAGTACCTCATTGGCTGCTGCCAAAGAAAAAAACCAGCTTATCATTATCAGTATTGGCTACTCGGCTTGTCATTGGTGTCATGTAATGGAGCATGAAAGTTTCGAAAACGAAGCCGTTGCAGCTGTTATGAATGCTCATTTTGTCAATATCAAAGTAGACCGGGAAGAACGTCCTGATATAGATGCAGTGTACATGAAGGCAGTGCAGATTATGACCGGTCATGGAGGTTGGCCTCTAAATGTAGTCGCTTTACCTGATGGGAGACCAGTTTGGGGAGGCACCTATTTTAGAAAAGAAGAATGGACTGACACCTTAGAGCAATTGCAAAAAATGTATCAATTGGCTCCAGAAAAAATGGTAGAATATGCTGAAAAATTACATCAAGGAATTGAAGCTATTTCTATAATTCAAAAAGAGGGTCAAGAAAACTCAAATCAACAACTATTAGTAGAAAACTTAGTAGCCAAGTGGAAAAAAAGTTTTGATTGGGAATTTGGTGGAATGGCTAGAGCACCCAAATTTATGATGCCCAACAATTATCATTTTTTACTACGATATGCGCATCAAAATCAAGATAACGAATTGTTAGAATTTGTTAACCTCACATTGACTAAAATGGCATATGGTGGAGTTTTTGACACGGTAGATGGGGGATTTTCTCGCTACTCTGTCGACATTAAATGGCACGTTCCTCACTTTGAGAAAATGCTATATGATAACGGACAGTTAATTTCACTATACAGCGACGCCTATAAATTGACCAAAAATCCTTTATATAAAAAAATCATTGAGAAATCATTAAACTTTGTAAACAAAGAGTGGAAAACAGCAGAAGGAAGTTTCTATTCGGCTTTGGATGCTGATAGTTTAAATGAAAAAGGACATCTTGAAGAAGGCGCATTTTATGTTTGGAAAATCAATCAATTAAAGGAGTTAATAAAGGAAGATTTCGAACTGTTTGCACAGGTATTTAATATCAATTCTTTTGGTTTATGGGAAGAAGAAAATTATGTCTTAATTCAGAATCAAAGCCTTGAAATGATTGCCGAACTAAACCATCTTTCTTTAACTGAATTAGCAACCAAAAAGAAAAATTGGGAACAACTCCTCTATACCGAAAGAGAAAAACGAACTAAACCAAGATTGGACGATAAATGCCTTACTTCTTGGAATGCCATCATGCTAAAAGGATTTGTAGATGCCTATAAAGCTTTGGGTGATCAAGAATACATAAATTCTGCTATAGCAAATGCTAACTTTATAATCAAAAAACTGTGGTCTCAAGAAGGTAATTTATTTCACAGTTATAAGAATGATACAAGTTCTATTAATGGTTATTTAGAGGATTATTGCTTTGTAATTGCTGCTTTTATTGCCTTATATGAAGTGACACTTGAAGAAAAATGGCTTCATGATGCAAAACAACTTACCGATTATACTTTAGAACATTTTTATGATGTTAAACAAGCGTTTTTTAGATTTACTTCGGATAAAGATGACGCATTAATTAGTGTGCATTATGAAACAGAAGACAACGTAATTCCTGCTTCAAATTCGGTTATGGCTAAAAATTTGAACCAACTCGGCATCTATTTTAATAACTCGTATTATGAAAAAATTAGCCAACAAATGCTAGCTATTCTTTTACCAAATATTGATTATCCATCAGCCTATTCCAATTGGCTGGATCTGTCTCTGACACTATCTGAGCAAAATAGAGAATTGGCTATTTGTGGTCCTGATGCTACGGAAATGAATACGGTTATAACTGGATTGTATTTGCCAAACGTAATTGTTGCTGGTACAAAAAAATCCTCTCAGTTGCCTTTCTTAAAAGATCGATTTACATCGGAAAAAAACCTCTTTTACGTTTGTCAAAATAAAACATGTCAATTACCTGTCGAAGATTTTCAAGAGATGATTACTCAACTTTCTTGGAAGTCGTAA
- the tsaB gene encoding tRNA (adenosine(37)-N6)-threonylcarbamoyltransferase complex dimerization subunit type 1 TsaB: MNYILNIETATKNCSVALAQEGKIILCKEIAEEGYSHAERLHVFIEEIIQEAGITFQDLTAIAVSQGPGSYTGLRIGVSAAKGLCFALNLPLIAVDTLQILASQAKVKEGFIVPMLDARRMEVYSAIFNFKLEKQREIQAEIITEASFETISETVYFVGDCAEKCQSVLVKPNFVFLKEIKYPSAKEMCAISFAKFQQSNFVDVAYFEPYYLKDFMITTSKKVE, translated from the coding sequence TTGAATTATATTTTAAATATTGAAACGGCTACTAAAAATTGTTCGGTAGCCTTAGCTCAAGAAGGAAAAATTATTCTTTGTAAAGAAATTGCTGAAGAAGGCTATTCTCACGCTGAAAGATTACATGTTTTTATTGAGGAAATCATACAAGAAGCTGGAATCACTTTTCAAGATCTTACAGCAATTGCAGTGAGTCAAGGACCAGGTTCCTATACTGGATTGCGTATTGGAGTTTCAGCAGCCAAGGGTTTGTGTTTTGCTTTGAATCTACCTTTGATAGCAGTTGATACTTTGCAAATTTTAGCCTCTCAAGCAAAAGTTAAAGAAGGATTCATAGTTCCAATGCTCGATGCACGAAGAATGGAAGTCTACAGTGCTATTTTTAATTTTAAATTGGAAAAACAACGTGAAATCCAAGCAGAGATTATCACCGAAGCATCTTTTGAAACTATTTCTGAGACTGTCTATTTCGTTGGTGATTGTGCCGAAAAATGCCAATCTGTTTTAGTAAAACCTAATTTTGTTTTCTTAAAAGAAATCAAATACCCTTCTGCCAAAGAGATGTGTGCCATAAGTTTTGCTAAATTTCAACAATCTAATTTTGTAGACGTCGCTTATTTTGAGCCGTATTATTTAAAAGATTTTATGATTACGACTTCCAAGAAAGTTGAGTAA